GAGCATCTGCCCTACCATGTAGCTGACTTGTTGTTTGGAACTCGCGCCGCTGCCCGTGACCGCCATCTTCACTTCGCGGGGGGCGACGTCCATGACTTGCTGCGTGGCCTGCTGAATCGCTAAGACTGCGCAGGCTCGTGCTTGTCCGAGTTTCAAGGCAGACATTGCGCCTGTTCCGACGTAGCCCGCTTCAACAGCGCCTCGAGTAACAGAGTATTTTTCACAAATCGCAGTCAGATGGTCAAACAGATAGGCCAAGCGCTCCGCCATTGGATCGGAGGGCTTTGTGCGCAGTCGGCCGCTCTCTATGTAGAGCAGTTTTGCGCCCTGTTTCTTGATCACACCCCAGCCCGTGCAGGTCAATCCCGGATCGATGCCGATAATGATTTCCACGGGGCCGGCCAGTGACATCAGGCCAAACTTTCAATCAACGCGTCGTCCATTTCGTAGTTGGAATAGACGTTTTGCGCATCGTCAATTTCTTCCAGCAACTCGATGATGGTCAAGACAGACTTAGCGGAATCGGCCGCTTCAACCTTGACGGTGTTGTTCGGAATGTAGGACAGTTCGGCGGAGTCGACGGTTTTACCGGCTGCTTCGAGCGCACCTTTGACCACATAAAGATCGCCGGTTGCGCAATAGACTTCCCAAATTTCGCCGCCGTCCTTCACATCAGTGGCACCTGCTTCGAGCGCAAGCATCATCACTTCTTCTTCTTCGCCCTGACTCTTGTCAAGGGTCAGGTAACCAAGCCGTTCAAACATCCAAGACACTGCACCGGCTTCGGCCATGGATCCGCCGCGCTTGTTGAAGATAGCGCGGATTTCGCCGACTGTGCGGTTGCGGTTGTCGGTTGCGCATTCGATGAGTATCGCGACACCGGCAGGTCCGTATCCTTCGTAAACGATCTCTTCGAGCACCTGTCCGTCGAGTTCGCCCGCGCCCTTCTTAATAGCTTTCTCAAGATTTGCGGCGGGCATGTTGGCGGCCTTAGCGGCGTCAACAGCGGTGCGCAATCTGGGGTTGCTATTGGGATCAGATCCGCCCATTCGGGAAGCGATTTGGATTTCGCGAATGAGCTTGGTAAACACTTTGCCGCGCGCGGCGTCAATCTTTTCTTTTTTGCGACGGATGGTCGCCCATTTACTATGACCGGACATGCTCTATGTTGCTAGTTGAGAATGAACTTTGTTTACGCCGCCCGGTTCTTGCCGACCCATGCTCTGATGTACTCGATGGGTTCAGTTGTTGGTGTACCGGGACCGAATAGTTTTCCGACGCCCTGTTTTTCGAGGGCTTCCATGTCGCCTTTGGGGATAATTCCGCCGCCCGTCAGCAGGACGTCGCCGATGCCCTTGTCGTTCATGAGCTTCAGCACTGCAGGGAAAAAGGTCATGTGCGCACCGGAGAGGATGGACAGTGCCACGACGTCCACGTCCTCTTGAAGGGCGGCATTGACAATCATTTCAGGGGTCTGGCGGAGGCCTGTGTAGATGACCTCCATGCCTGCATCGCGGAGAGCGGCGGCCATGACCTTGGCTCCACGGTCGTGGCCGTCCAATCCGGGTTTGGCCACTAACACTCTGATTTTTCTATCCATGTGAGAATATATGACAAGTTAAAAGCTCGATGAACTCTGACCCTCGCAAATTGCACGTTTTCA
This region of Calditrichota bacterium genomic DNA includes:
- the ruvC gene encoding crossover junction endodeoxyribonuclease RuvC, with translation MSLAGPVEIIIGIDPGLTCTGWGVIKKQGAKLLYIESGRLRTKPSDPMAERLAYLFDHLTAICEKYSVTRGAVEAGYVGTGAMSALKLGQARACAVLAIQQATQQVMDVAPREVKMAVTGSGASSKQQVSYMVGQMLGIEFDRGEEDISDALAIAITATSIRNPKLLAVRA
- a CDS encoding YebC/PmpR family DNA-binding transcriptional regulator; this encodes MSGHSKWATIRRKKEKIDAARGKVFTKLIREIQIASRMGGSDPNSNPRLRTAVDAAKAANMPAANLEKAIKKGAGELDGQVLEEIVYEGYGPAGVAILIECATDNRNRTVGEIRAIFNKRGGSMAEAGAVSWMFERLGYLTLDKSQGEEEEVMMLALEAGATDVKDGGEIWEVYCATGDLYVVKGALEAAGKTVDSAELSYIPNNTVKVEAADSAKSVLTIIELLEEIDDAQNVYSNYEMDDALIESLA
- a CDS encoding cobalamin B12-binding domain-containing protein, with amino-acid sequence MDRKIRVLVAKPGLDGHDRGAKVMAAALRDAGMEVIYTGLRQTPEMIVNAALQEDVDVVALSILSGAHMTFFPAVLKLMNDKGIGDVLLTGGGIIPKGDMEALEKQGVGKLFGPGTPTTEPIEYIRAWVGKNRAA